In Streptomyces sp. NBC_00091, the following proteins share a genomic window:
- a CDS encoding tyrosine-protein phosphatase, with amino-acid sequence MSRARIRLATAAAAAVLAIGTLPAVSAYAAPAGSAASAGQARQHRQPHDRYPAAETIRQIPLQAAVNLRDLGGYSTYTGGRVRQGLVYRSDALSKLTQADITTVSGLGLTKVVDFRIPMELQYDGADRLPQGLTPTARPISDLGLYGTLVGAIATGDPVKQEQMLGGGRAEAYMRDIYRTFVTSPENRAQFAATLREIADGNQGPLLYHCTSGKDRTGWMSYVLLRSLAVPQETAESDYLASNTFRAAYDAQVRAGLKQSGRMQNPDLLIPLQEVRQDYLDAATAQLEADYGSFYGYLTDGLGLDLRTLAKLQNKLVR; translated from the coding sequence ATGAGCCGTGCCCGAATCCGCCTGGCGACCGCGGCGGCCGCCGCCGTCCTCGCCATCGGGACCCTGCCCGCCGTTTCCGCGTACGCGGCGCCGGCCGGCAGCGCCGCATCCGCCGGACAGGCCCGCCAGCACCGGCAGCCGCACGACCGGTACCCCGCAGCGGAAACGATCCGTCAGATCCCCCTCCAGGCCGCCGTCAACCTCCGGGACCTCGGCGGCTACTCCACCTACACGGGCGGCCGGGTCCGCCAGGGGCTGGTGTACCGCTCCGACGCGCTGAGCAAGCTGACCCAGGCGGACATCACCACCGTCTCGGGTCTCGGCCTCACGAAGGTCGTCGACTTCCGCATCCCCATGGAGCTCCAGTACGACGGCGCCGACCGGCTGCCGCAGGGGCTCACCCCCACCGCCCGCCCGATCAGCGACCTGGGCCTGTACGGCACGCTGGTCGGCGCGATAGCCACCGGCGATCCCGTGAAGCAGGAGCAGATGCTGGGCGGCGGCCGCGCCGAGGCCTACATGCGGGACATCTACCGCACCTTCGTGACCAGCCCCGAGAACCGGGCGCAGTTCGCGGCCACCCTGCGGGAGATCGCGGACGGGAACCAGGGTCCGCTGCTGTACCACTGCACCTCCGGCAAGGACCGGACGGGCTGGATGAGTTACGTCCTGCTGCGTTCGCTGGCCGTGCCGCAGGAGACGGCCGAGAGCGACTACCTGGCCTCCAACACCTTCCGGGCGGCGTACGACGCCCAGGTGCGCGCGGGCCTCAAGCAGTCGGGGCGGATGCAGAACCCGGACCTGCTGATCCCGCTCCAGGAGGTCCGCCAGGACTACCTGGACGCGGCGACCGCGCAGCTGGAGGCCGACTACGGGAGCTTCTACGGCTATCTGACGGACGGTCTCGGCCTGGACCTGCGGACGCTGGCGAAGCTCCAGAACAAGCTGGTCCGGTAG
- a CDS encoding DEAD/DEAH box helicase, with the protein MTSSSSARPSRRPTRGRGAAQGRPKAGAGRQKSAPAPRPQEFTMPEPLTPALPPVAAFEDMDMPEALLKTLAAQGVTEPFPIQAATLPNSLAGRDLLGRGRTGSGKTLAFGLALLARTAGRRAQPKQPLALVLVPTRELAQQVTDALAPYATSVNLRIATVVGGMSINRQSGALRRGAEVLVATPGRLKDLIDRGDADLSQVSVTVLDEADQMTDMGFMPQVTALLKQVQSGGQTMLFSATLDKNIDKLVKMFLTDPVAFSVDPSAGAVSTMEHHVLYVMDETDKKAVATRIAARDGRVIMFVDTKRGVDRMVKKLLADGVRASGLHGGRSQPQRNRTLDWFKTGEVTALVATNVAARGIHIDDLDLVVNVDPPTDHKDYLHRGGRTARAGESGSVVTLVLPDQKRDMTRLMSDAGITPRTAQIKSSDEELARITGARVPSGIPVVLEVPQAAPPKPRNGSGSGSGSSRRRSGGPRGGSATGGAPAAGGRGRRSGGSASGQAPASASGQARRGQGGGQGTGGAPAQARRSGGSASGGAAAASARSRVGTGGQGRRRAV; encoded by the coding sequence ATGACCAGCTCCAGCTCCGCACGACCCAGCCGCCGCCCCACCCGGGGTCGAGGTGCGGCCCAGGGGCGTCCGAAGGCTGGCGCGGGACGGCAGAAGTCCGCCCCCGCCCCCCGGCCGCAGGAATTCACCATGCCCGAACCGCTGACCCCGGCCCTCCCGCCGGTGGCCGCGTTCGAGGACATGGACATGCCCGAGGCGCTGCTGAAGACCCTCGCAGCCCAGGGCGTGACCGAGCCCTTCCCGATCCAGGCCGCCACCCTGCCGAACTCGCTCGCCGGCCGTGACCTGCTCGGCCGCGGCCGCACCGGCTCCGGCAAGACGCTGGCCTTCGGCCTGGCGCTGCTGGCCCGTACCGCCGGCCGCCGCGCCCAGCCGAAGCAGCCGCTCGCGCTGGTCCTCGTACCGACCCGCGAGCTGGCGCAGCAGGTCACCGACGCCCTGGCCCCGTACGCCACGTCCGTCAACCTGCGCATCGCGACCGTCGTCGGCGGCATGTCGATCAACCGGCAGTCCGGCGCCCTGCGCCGCGGCGCCGAGGTGCTCGTCGCCACCCCCGGCCGCCTGAAGGACCTCATCGACCGCGGTGACGCCGACCTCTCGCAGGTCTCGGTCACCGTCCTCGACGAGGCCGACCAGATGACCGACATGGGCTTCATGCCGCAGGTCACCGCCCTGCTCAAGCAGGTCCAGTCCGGCGGCCAGACCATGCTGTTCTCGGCGACCCTCGACAAGAACATCGACAAGCTCGTCAAGATGTTCCTCACCGACCCCGTCGCCTTCTCCGTCGACCCGTCCGCCGGTGCGGTCAGCACGATGGAGCACCACGTCCTGTACGTCATGGACGAGACCGACAAGAAGGCCGTGGCCACGCGTATAGCCGCTCGCGACGGCCGGGTGATCATGTTCGTGGACACCAAGCGCGGGGTCGACCGCATGGTCAAGAAGCTCCTCGCGGACGGTGTGCGCGCCTCCGGCCTGCACGGCGGGCGCTCCCAGCCGCAGCGCAACCGGACCCTGGACTGGTTCAAGACCGGTGAGGTCACCGCGCTGGTCGCCACCAACGTGGCCGCGCGCGGCATCCACATCGACGACCTCGACCTGGTCGTCAACGTGGACCCGCCGACCGACCACAAGGACTACCTGCACCGCGGCGGCCGTACCGCCCGCGCCGGCGAGTCCGGCAGCGTGGTCACCCTGGTCCTGCCCGACCAGAAGCGGGACATGACCCGGCTGATGTCGGACGCCGGGATCACCCCGCGCACGGCGCAGATCAAGTCCTCCGACGAGGAACTGGCCCGGATCACCGGCGCCCGGGTGCCCTCCGGCATCCCGGTCGTGCTGGAGGTGCCGCAGGCCGCCCCGCCGAAGCCGCGCAACGGCTCCGGCTCGGGCTCGGGCTCCTCGCGCCGTCGCTCCGGCGGCCCGCGCGGCGGCTCCGCCACGGGCGGCGCCCCGGCGGCGGGCGGCCGCGGCCGTCGCTCCGGCGGCTCCGCGTCCGGTCAGGCCCCCGCCTCCGCGTCGGGCCAGGCCCGTCGCGGTCAGGGTGGCGGCCAGGGCACCGGCGGTGCCCCCGCCCAGGCCCGCCGCAGCGGTGGCTCCGCCTCCGGTGGCGCGGCCGCGGCCTCCGCGCGCAGCCGCGTCGGGACGGGCGGCCAGGGCCGCCGCCGGGCGGTCTGA
- a CDS encoding acetyl-CoA C-acetyltransferase: protein MPEAYIVDAVRTPVGRRGGGLSAVHPADLGAHVLKALVERSGVDPAAVEDVVFGCLDTVGPQAGDIARTAWLAAGLPEEVPGVTVDRQCGSSQQAVHFAAQGVLSGTQDLVVAGGTQNMSMIPIAFASRQAAEPLGFTEGPYAGSAGWRARYGDAPVNQFHGAQLIARKWEISRRDMEEFALRSHQRAIRAIDEGRFARETVAYGEVRVDEGPRRDTTLEKMAGLKPVVEGGTITAAVSSQVSDGAAAMLIASERAVAEHGLTPRARIHHLSVRGEDPIRMLSAPIPATAYALKKTGLTLDDIDLVEINEAFAPVVLAWLKETGADPDRVNVNGGAIALGHPLGATGVKLMTTLLHELERTGGRYGLQTMCEGGGQANVTIIERL, encoded by the coding sequence ATGCCCGAGGCCTACATAGTCGACGCCGTACGCACCCCCGTGGGACGCAGGGGCGGCGGCCTGTCCGCCGTGCACCCCGCCGACCTGGGCGCCCACGTACTGAAGGCACTGGTCGAGCGCTCCGGGGTGGACCCGGCCGCGGTGGAGGACGTGGTGTTCGGCTGCCTCGACACGGTCGGGCCGCAGGCCGGCGACATCGCCCGCACGGCGTGGCTGGCGGCGGGCCTGCCGGAGGAGGTGCCGGGGGTGACGGTGGACCGGCAGTGCGGCTCCTCGCAGCAGGCCGTGCACTTCGCGGCGCAGGGGGTCCTGTCCGGAACCCAGGACCTGGTGGTCGCGGGCGGCACCCAGAACATGTCGATGATCCCGATCGCCTTCGCCTCCCGGCAGGCCGCGGAGCCGCTGGGCTTCACCGAGGGCCCCTACGCGGGATCGGCCGGCTGGCGGGCGCGGTACGGGGACGCTCCGGTGAACCAGTTCCACGGGGCGCAGCTCATCGCGCGGAAGTGGGAGATCTCGCGGCGGGACATGGAGGAGTTCGCCCTGCGCTCCCACCAGCGGGCGATCCGCGCGATCGACGAGGGCCGCTTCGCCCGGGAGACCGTCGCCTACGGGGAGGTCCGGGTGGACGAGGGGCCGCGCCGGGACACCACCCTGGAGAAGATGGCCGGGCTCAAGCCGGTGGTCGAGGGCGGCACCATCACGGCGGCCGTCTCCTCCCAGGTCTCGGACGGCGCGGCGGCCATGCTGATCGCCTCCGAGCGGGCGGTCGCCGAGCACGGCCTCACGCCCCGGGCCCGCATCCACCACCTGTCGGTGCGCGGCGAGGACCCCATCCGCATGCTGTCGGCCCCGATCCCGGCGACGGCGTACGCCCTGAAGAAGACCGGCCTCACCCTGGACGACATCGACCTGGTCGAGATCAACGAGGCCTTCGCCCCGGTGGTCCTGGCCTGGCTGAAGGAGACGGGCGCCGACCCCGACCGGGTCAACGTCAACGGCGGCGCCATCGCCCTGGGGCACCCGCTGGGGGCGACGGGCGTGAAGCTGATGACCACCCTGCTGCACGAGCTGGAGCGCACGGGAGGTCGCTACGGCCTCCAGACCATGTGCGAGGGCGGCGGACAGGCCAACGTGACGATCATCGAGCGGCTGTAG
- a CDS encoding SDR family oxidoreductase, with the protein MTAPAYVPAHGLLRGRTAVITAAAGAGIGGATARRFLEEGAAVLISDAHARRLKETEDALAAEFGAGKVASLPCDVTSEEQVQALFAHAERLHGGLDVVVNNAGLGGTAALVDMTDEQWGRVLDVTLNGTFRCTRAALRSLKAAGRGGVVVNNASVIGWRAQTGQAHYAAAKAGVMALTRCAALEAAGFGVRINAVAPSLAMHPHLVKVTSEELLSELTAREAFGRYAEPWEIANVIVFLASGYSSYMTGETVSVSSQHA; encoded by the coding sequence ATGACCGCGCCCGCGTACGTCCCCGCCCACGGGCTGCTCCGGGGCCGCACCGCCGTCATCACCGCCGCCGCCGGAGCCGGCATCGGCGGGGCCACCGCCCGCCGCTTCCTGGAGGAGGGCGCCGCCGTCCTGATCAGCGACGCCCACGCCCGCCGGCTCAAGGAGACCGAGGACGCCCTCGCCGCCGAGTTCGGCGCCGGCAAGGTCGCCTCCCTGCCCTGCGACGTCACCTCCGAGGAACAGGTCCAGGCCCTCTTCGCGCACGCCGAGCGGCTGCACGGCGGCCTCGACGTCGTCGTCAACAACGCCGGCCTCGGCGGCACCGCCGCCCTCGTCGACATGACCGACGAGCAGTGGGGCCGGGTCCTCGACGTCACCCTGAACGGCACCTTCCGCTGCACCCGCGCCGCGCTGCGCTCCCTGAAGGCCGCCGGCCGCGGCGGAGTCGTCGTCAACAACGCCTCCGTCATCGGCTGGCGCGCCCAGACCGGCCAGGCCCACTACGCCGCCGCCAAGGCCGGGGTGATGGCACTGACCCGCTGCGCGGCACTGGAGGCCGCCGGGTTCGGCGTACGGATCAACGCGGTCGCCCCGAGCCTGGCCATGCATCCGCACCTGGTGAAGGTCACCAGCGAGGAGCTGCTGAGCGAGCTGACGGCCCGCGAGGCCTTCGGCCGGTACGCCGAGCCGTGGGAGATCGCCAACGTCATCGTCTTCCTGGCCAGCGGCTACTCCTCGTACATGACCGGCGAGACCGTCTCGGTCAGCAGCCAGCACGCGTAG
- a CDS encoding TetR/AcrR family transcriptional regulator, with product MPTNKKPQVTPSPERRRELLGTAAEVFAAQGYNATTVRKIADAAGMLAGSLYYHFDSKESMLDEILSAFLNELWAGYDTVLAAGLGPRETIEALVTESFREIDRHRAAVAIYQKEARTLSAQPRFHYLSDSQQKFEKAWLGTLERGVAAQVFRADLDIRLTYRFVRDTVWVAASWYRPGGQHSPEEIARQYLSMVLDGIAVRP from the coding sequence GTGCCAACGAACAAGAAGCCGCAGGTGACACCCTCACCGGAGCGCCGCCGGGAACTCCTCGGCACCGCCGCCGAGGTCTTCGCCGCCCAGGGCTACAACGCCACCACCGTCCGCAAGATCGCCGACGCCGCCGGGATGCTCGCCGGCAGCCTCTACTACCACTTCGATTCCAAGGAATCGATGCTCGACGAGATCCTCTCGGCCTTCCTGAACGAGCTGTGGGCGGGGTACGACACCGTCCTCGCCGCCGGCCTCGGCCCCAGGGAGACCATCGAGGCCCTCGTCACCGAGTCCTTCCGGGAGATCGACCGGCACCGCGCCGCCGTCGCCATCTACCAGAAGGAAGCCCGCACGCTCTCCGCGCAGCCCCGCTTCCACTACCTCTCCGACTCGCAGCAGAAGTTCGAGAAGGCGTGGCTCGGGACGCTGGAGCGGGGGGTCGCCGCCCAGGTCTTCCGCGCCGACCTCGACATCCGCCTGACCTACCGCTTCGTCCGCGACACGGTGTGGGTCGCGGCGTCCTGGTACCGGCCGGGCGGCCAGCACAGCCCCGAGGAGATCGCCCGCCAGTACCTGTCGATGGTGCTGGACGGGATCGCCGTACGCCCCTGA
- a CDS encoding cold-shock protein, translated as MANGTVKWFNSEKGFGFIEQDGGGPDVFAHYSNIATQGFRELTEGQRVTFDVTQGQKGPQAENILPA; from the coding sequence ATGGCTAACGGTACCGTGAAGTGGTTCAACTCGGAAAAGGGCTTCGGCTTCATCGAGCAGGACGGTGGCGGCCCGGACGTCTTCGCCCACTACTCGAACATCGCCACCCAGGGCTTCCGTGAGCTCACCGAGGGTCAGCGCGTGACCTTCGACGTCACCCAGGGCCAGAAGGGCCCCCAGGCGGAGAACATCCTCCCCGCCTAA
- a CDS encoding acyl-CoA dehydrogenase family protein, producing the protein MNLDHAPEVEAFRAEARDWLRAHVPAVPLPSLETGEGFAAHREWEALLHADRWSAVSWPEEYGGRGVDIERWLVFEEEYWAAGAPGRVSQNGISLLAPTLFDHATAEQRARVLPSMASGEVVWAQAWSEPESGSDLASLTSRAVRTEGGWLLSGQKTWSSRAAFADRAFGIFRTDPGAPKPHQGLTYLMFDLRAPGVTVRPIGRLDGKPAFAELFLDRVFVPDEDVIGEPGQGWRIAMSTTGNERGLTLRSPGRFLAAADRLVSLWRAQGDPADTALRDRVADAVVGARAYELFTWAGASRFAAGGSIGAESSLNKVFWSQYDIALHETALDLLGADAELAQGVWAEPWIFSLAGPIYAGTNEIQRDIIAERLLGLPKGRR; encoded by the coding sequence GTGAACCTCGACCACGCACCCGAGGTGGAGGCCTTCCGGGCCGAGGCCCGGGACTGGCTCCGCGCGCACGTCCCGGCCGTCCCCCTGCCCTCGCTGGAGACCGGGGAGGGTTTCGCGGCGCACCGGGAGTGGGAGGCGCTGCTGCACGCGGACCGCTGGTCGGCGGTGTCCTGGCCCGAGGAGTACGGGGGCCGGGGCGTGGACATCGAGCGGTGGCTGGTCTTCGAGGAGGAGTACTGGGCGGCGGGCGCGCCCGGCCGGGTCTCGCAGAACGGCATCAGCCTGCTGGCCCCGACCCTCTTCGACCACGCCACGGCGGAGCAGCGGGCGCGGGTGCTGCCCTCCATGGCGAGCGGCGAGGTGGTCTGGGCGCAGGCCTGGTCGGAGCCGGAGTCGGGCTCCGACCTGGCCTCGCTGACGTCGCGGGCCGTGCGGACGGAGGGCGGCTGGCTGCTGTCGGGGCAGAAGACCTGGTCCTCGCGGGCCGCCTTCGCCGACCGGGCCTTCGGCATCTTCCGCACCGATCCCGGGGCGCCGAAGCCGCACCAGGGGCTGACGTACCTGATGTTCGACCTGCGGGCCCCGGGGGTGACGGTACGGCCCATCGGCCGCCTCGACGGCAAGCCGGCCTTCGCGGAGCTGTTCCTGGACCGGGTGTTCGTCCCCGACGAGGACGTGATCGGGGAGCCGGGGCAGGGCTGGCGGATCGCGATGTCCACCACCGGCAACGAGCGGGGGCTGACCCTGCGCTCCCCCGGCCGGTTCCTGGCGGCGGCCGACCGGCTCGTGTCGCTCTGGCGGGCTCAGGGAGACCCGGCGGACACGGCGCTGCGCGACCGGGTGGCGGACGCGGTGGTCGGGGCCCGCGCCTACGAGCTGTTCACCTGGGCGGGCGCCTCCCGTTTCGCGGCGGGCGGGAGCATCGGCGCCGAGTCCAGCCTGAACAAGGTGTTCTGGTCGCAGTACGACATCGCCCTGCACGAGACGGCCCTGGACCTGCTGGGCGCCGACGCGGAACTGGCGCAGGGCGTGTGGGCCGAGCCGTGGATCTTCTCGCTGGCCGGGCCGATCTACGCGGGCACGAACGAGATCCAGCGCGACATCATCGCCGAGCGGCTGCTCGGCCTTCCGAAGGGCCGCCGCTGA